One window of the Trypanosoma brucei gambiense DAL972 chromosome 3, complete sequence genome contains the following:
- a CDS encoding protein kinase, putative: MENYQLLNQLGDGTFGCVVKALHKSSGQFVAIKKMKQKYYSWDECMKLPEVVVVRRVHGHPNIVKMREVIREKNELFFVFEFMDGDLLGVIRRAKQMQSYGSGTSGPALAYPKIKSYTFQILQSLAYLHRAGYFHRDMKPENLLVRKDPSTSAQEIVKLADFGLVKEIRARPPYTDYVSTRWYRAPELLLQDRCYSSPVDIWAVGCIIAEMITTRPLFAGSNEVDQLHKIMAVLGSPNESVWPNGMVLAKKIRYNFPSINGVGLERVMPPHVPPHAMDLMKQMLNYDPKRRPTAQQCLQHPYFNVGVDEENFAPTNVPKQMAEALKKHTSGPQSAPSGAVVPNSDTKGDRPPVGATTAVPKAGGPSNSPPVVPQQNSYSPSNESSDRKPDVQSKFGSNVKTTLANMKTSPLPPEAKPGKFSSSNNKEIPSRTVAQPPPASNNDELDLDGLIDDFAGELKTLGLHPQQKQHGSTSLQSNATPGKDITNCGSSGSQRKSGVDFAKPPPMEGGMVATLLNSTRYKLSSFQSSENKTYTNSLGKAHPQGNSPATLASVGPSVGSQAVSPSIKALLAKHREHNQGSNS, translated from the coding sequence aTGGAGAACTACCAACTTCTCAATCAGTTAGGAGATGGAACGTTCGGGTGTGTAGTGAAGGCATTGCACAAGTCTTCAGGTCAGTTCGTTGctattaaaaaaatgaaacaaaagtatTACAGCTGGGATGAATGCATGAAACTCCCggaggttgttgttgtgcgtCGTGTGCACGGCCACCCCAACATTGTGAAAATGAGGGAGGTGATTCGGGAGAAAAAtgaattgttttttgtttttgaattcATGGATGGGGATTTGCTGGGTGTTATTCGGAGAGCCAAACAGATGCAGAGCTATGGCTCCGGAACCAGCGGTCCTGCATTAGCATACCCCAAAATCAAAAGTTATACATTTCAAATTTTGCAGTCGCTCGCGTATTTACACCGCGCTGGGTACTTTCATAGAGACATGAAACCGGAAAATTTACTGGTACGAAAGGACCCATCCACTAGCGCACAGGAAATAGTTAAGCTTGCTGACTTTGGTCTCGTTAAGGAAATACGAGCGCGGCCGCCCTACACGGATTATGTTTCAACACGGTGGTATCGAGCACCGGAATTACTTTTGCAAGACAGATGTTACAGCTCCCCCGTAGACATATGGGCGGTGGGTTGTATAATAGCGGAAATGATAACCACCCGCCCGCTCTTTGCGGGTAGCAACGAGGTGGACCAACTGCATAAAATAATGGCCGTTTTGGGATCACCCAATGAAAGCGTGTGGCCCAATGGTATGGTTCTTGCAAAGAAGATTCGTTACAATTTTCCTTCCATCAATGGTGTGGGCTTAGAGCGTGTCATGCCGCCCCATGTACCACCGCATGCCATGGACTTGATGAAGCAAATGTTGAATTACGACCCAAAGAGGCGGCCGACTGCTCAGCAGTGTTTACAACATCCGTACTTTAATGTTGGGGTTGATGAAGAGAATTTCGCTCCAACGAATGTTCCAAAACAGATGGCAGAGGCACTGAAGAAACACACTAGCGGACCGCAAAGCGCCCCGTCAGGTGCAGTTGTTCCGAATTCCGATACAAAAGGGGATCGCCCACCTGTTGGGGCCACAACTGCGGTACCGAAGGCGGGAGGTCCATCGAATAGTCCACCGGTGGTACCGCAGCAGAACTCGTACAGTCCCAGTAACGAATCCTCCGATCGAAAACCCGACGTTCAGTCGAAGTTTGGTTCAAATGTAAAAACGACCCTTGCAAATATGAAGACGTCTCCTCTCCCACCGGAGGCAAAGCCAGGAAagttttcttcttcaaataacaaagaaatcCCTTCTAGGACGGTTGCGCAACCTCCTCCCGCTTCTAACAATGATGAGTTAGACTTAGACGGACTTATAGACGATTTTGCCGGGGAGTTGAAGACGTTGGGCCTCCATCctcagcagaagcagcacgGCTCCACTTCACTTCAAAGCAATGCGACTCCGGGGAAAGATATTACCAATTGTGGATCATCCGGTAGTCAACGCAAGAGCGGGGTCGATTTTGCCAAACCCCCACCAATGGAAGGTGGCATGGTGGCAACACTTCTCAACTCAACACGATATAAACTTTCGTCTTTTCAGTCGTCGGAGAATAAAACTTATACCAATTCTCTCGGTAAGGCACATCCGCAGGGCAACTCACCCGCTACACTCGCCAGCGTAGGACCTTCCGTCGGGTCCCAAGCGGTTTCCCCATCTATCAAAGCATTGTTAGCGAAGCACCGGGAGCACAACCAAGGTTCCAACAGTTAG